A stretch of Camelina sativa cultivar DH55 chromosome 18, Cs, whole genome shotgun sequence DNA encodes these proteins:
- the LOC104762181 gene encoding ABC transporter G family member 28-like → MGYTYTVIAVSLLCKITALRSFSLDKLHYWRESRAGMSSLAYFLAKDTVDHFNTIVKPLVYLSMFYFFNNPRSTVTDNYVVLICLVYCVTGIAYALAILFEPGPAQLWSVLLPVVLTLIATSTNDNKIVDSISELCYTRWALEAFVVSNAQRLQT, encoded by the exons ATGGGATATACATATACAGTCATTGCTGTTT cTCTATTGTGTAAGATTACTGCATTAAGATCTTTCTCTCTGGATAAACTACATTATTGGAGAGAAAGCCGAGCCGGAATGAGCAGCCTCGCTTACTTCCTAGCAAAAGACACAGTTGATCACTTCAACACCATAGTTAAACCGCTTGTTTATCTATCCATGTTCTACTTCTTCAACAATCCAAGATCAACAGTTACAGACAATTATGTTGTCCTAATCTGTCTTGTATACTGTGTGACTGGCATAGCTTATGCCCTGGCCATACTTTTCGAACCTGGTCCAGCTCAACTA TGGTCAGTGTTACTTCCAGTGGTTCTGACTTTAATTGCCACCAGTACAAACGACAACAAAATCGTAGATTCAATCTCAGAGTTGTGCTACACGAGATGGGCTCTTGAAGCTTTTGTGGTATCAAACGCTCAAAGGTTACAAACCTGA
- the LOC104762182 gene encoding uncharacterized protein LOC104762182: MLTSPCSSSSLLLCHRPALSISRSKFRVPSRTVFSPAITQISPLTAASSPSNKPAKHKWKFFCFRNEDSAPENPEQFVPEEIVKPDQDSPCTDKTDLKATLQKAADAVLKAIGTRWKVPWTVETIVQVMLLWVAAFWFIGSWMIPFMAHISGFHKESLTFRGQALFSLVTDVTEGLAGIAILHRCLSMFRPLASDWFRFSLKGNWQLDVIIGCFMFPFVNRLSQLNLNLLPLPPTSSPVSLSSVEQSIMARDPVAMALYAVVVSICAPVWEEIVFRGFLLPSLTRYMPVWCAILVSSVAFALAHFNVQRMLPLVFLGVVLGLIFARSRNLLPSMLLHSLWNGFVFIELMR, translated from the exons ATGTTGACCTCTCCttgctcttcttcgtctctcctCCTTTGCCATCGCCCAGCGCTATCTATTTCGCGTTCAAAGTTTAGGGTTCCTAGTCGAACTGTCTTCTCTCCTGCTATTACCCAGATTTCCCCTTTAACTGCTGCTTCTTCACCTTCTAATAAGCCCGCGAAGCAC AAATGGAAGTTTTTTTGCTTTAGAAATGAGGATTCTGCTCCTGAGAATCCGGAGCAATTCGTGCCTGAGGAAATAGTTAAGCCAGATCAAGATTCTCCATGTACAGATAAAACAGATTTGAAGGCAACTCTTCAAAAG GCTGCAGATGCAGTTTTGAAAGCCATTGGGACTCGTTGGAAGGTACCATGGACTGTCGAGACCATTGTGCAG GTAATGCTTCTGTGGGTAGCTGCTTTCTGGTTCATTGGTTCATGGATGATCCCATTCATGGCTCATATATCAGGTTTCCACAAAGAATCCCTAACATTTAGAGGCCAAGCTTTGTTCAGTCTGGTAACTGATGTAACAGAAGGCCTTGCCGGGATTGCTATCCTCCACCGTTGTCTCTCCATGTTCCGTCCTCTTGCAAGCGATTGGTTCCGCTTTAGCCTCAAAGGAAACTGGCAACTAGATGTTATCATAGGCTGTTTCATGTTCCCTTTCGTAAACCGTCTATCCCAATTAAACCTCAACCTTTTGCCACTCCCACCGACCTCAAGTCCGGTCTCACTGTCAAGTGTCGAGCAGTCGATAATGGCTAGAGACCCTGTGGCAATGGCACTGTATGCGGTTGTGGTATCGATTTGTGCACCGGTTTGGGAAGAGATAGTGTTCAGAGGGTTCTTGTTACCGTCTCTGACTAGGTACATGCCAGTTTGGTGTGCGATTCTTGTGAGTTCAGTTGCGTTTGCTCTGGCGCATTTCAATGTGCAGAGGATGTTGCCATTGGTGTTCCTTGGAGTGGTTTTGGGTTTGATATTCGCACGATCAAGGAACTTGTTACCGTCAATGCTGTTGCATAGCTTGTGGAATGGCTTTGTATTCATAGAATTGATGCGATGA
- the LOC104762180 gene encoding ATPase ASNA1 homolog, whose translation MTASLLLSRVSRATSSITIRRVAGFNSLNAQILGGSISGTFFRERSLATLAQGASHFDEMVSVDQRKYYLLGGKGGVGKTSCAASLAVKFASHGHPTIVVSTDPAHSLSDSFSQDLSGGVLKPVQGVDSTLLALEITPETMKEEIKSQSGGKSVKNMMDSMGLGMFAGELGDLNLEDMLNAASPGIDEIAAISKVLQFMESPEYSRFTRIVFDTAPTGHTLRLLSLPDFYDSSISKITKLKKKVTAAASAFKSMFGKKEIQQQEPSNELDQLKERMEKVRNVFRDVNTTEFVIVTIPTVMAINESSRLHASLRKENVPVHRLIVNQLLPQSESDCKFCSMRRKEQTRVLGLIQNDTELSGLKLIQSPLLDAEIRGVPALKFMGDHVWR comes from the exons ATGACAGCTTCGCTTCTTCTTAGCCGTGTTTCTCGAGCTACTAGCTCAATCACTATCCGTCGGGTCGCAGGTTTCAATTCCCTTAATGCTCAAATTCTCGGTGGAAGTATCTCCGGAACATTCTTTCGAG AGAGATCATTAGCTACTCTTGCTCAAGGAGCTTCCCATTTTGATGAGATGGTATCTGTGGATCAGAGAAAGTATTATCTTCTAGGCGGTAAAGGAGGTGTTGGGAAAACGAGCTGTGCTGCTTCTCTTGCGGTTAAGTTTGCTAGCCACGGTCATCCTACCATTGTGGTTTCAACTGACCCTGCTCACTCCTTGAGTGATTCTTTTTCCCAG GACTTGTCAGGAGGAGTTCTAAAACCGGTTCAAGGTGTTGATTCAACACTTCTAGCTCTTGAG ATTACACCTGAGACAATGAAGGAAGAGATTAAAAGTCAATCGGGCGGTAAAAGCGTTAAAAATATGATGGATAGCATGGGGCTTGGAATGTTTGCCGGCGAG TTAGGGGACTTAAATCTTGAAGATATGCTCAATGCTGCCTCACCTGGTATTGACGAAATAGCAGCTATTTCCAAG GTCCTTCAATTTATGGAGTCACCAGAATACAGTAGGTTCACACGTATAGTTTTTGATACTGCTCCTACG GGACATACTCTGCGGCTTCTTTCCCTCCCAGACTTCTATGATTCATCCATTAGCAAAATAACAAAG CTCAAGAAGAAGGTCACTGCAGCAGCTTCAGCTTTTAAGTCTATGTTTGGCAAAAAAGAGATACAACAACAAGAACCC TCTAACGAGTTAGACCAATTGAAAGAGAGAATGGAGAAAGTTCGAAATGTTTTCCGTGATGTGAACACTACCGAGTTTGTCATTGTAACCATCCCAACG GTTATGGCAATAAACGAGTCTTCAAGGTTACATGCatctttaagaaaagaaaacgtgCCAGTCCACAGGCTTATTGTTAATCAGCTTCTACCACAATCTGAATCCGACTGCAAATTTTGCTCGATGAGACGAAAG GAACAAACGCGTGTGCTTGGACTTATTCAGAATGATACAGAACTTTCTGGGTTAAAATTGATCCAATCCCCATTGCTAGACGCAGAGATAAGAGGGGTTCCGGCACTTAAGTTCATGGGTGATCACGTTTGGAGATAA